A genome region from Bacillaceae bacterium IKA-2 includes the following:
- a CDS encoding peptidoglycan DD-metalloendopeptidase family protein: protein MIDYIRRFLIVLAVAFAIGILFLGATAASAKSETAFELTNFIWPTVGLVTDTFGTRDGKHYGIDIAASQGSKVVSISNGIVTKSYYSNTYGNVVFIEHSNGYQTVSAHLHERNVQEGDFVYQGQKIGIVGNTGRSSGNHLHFEVHDGAWTTVKQNAFDPFLAIGKNNDTFFVLDSDKLVVNQQLKVVPRVEYIVKRGDTLSGIAEQSGSSVAKIKKINGLKGDIIQTGTVLKVHQ from the coding sequence ATGATTGACTATATTAGAAGGTTTTTGATTGTATTGGCTGTTGCATTCGCGATCGGTATTTTATTTTTAGGTGCGACAGCGGCGTCAGCTAAATCAGAAACAGCATTCGAATTAACAAATTTTATTTGGCCTACAGTGGGCTTAGTAACAGATACGTTTGGCACTAGAGATGGTAAGCATTATGGAATTGACATTGCGGCATCACAAGGGTCAAAAGTAGTTTCAATAAGTAATGGGATAGTAACGAAATCCTATTACTCAAATACATACGGAAACGTCGTCTTCATTGAGCATAGTAATGGTTATCAAACGGTTTCCGCTCATTTACATGAGCGGAACGTTCAAGAAGGCGATTTTGTTTACCAAGGTCAAAAAATTGGTATTGTTGGGAATACGGGAAGATCATCGGGAAATCATTTGCATTTTGAAGTTCATGATGGGGCCTGGACGACAGTAAAACAAAATGCATTTGATCCATTTCTGGCGATCGGAAAAAACAATGACACTTTTTTTGTTTTGGATTCGGACAAGCTTGTTGTTAATCAACAATTGAAAGTAGTTCCTCGCGTCGAGTATATCGTCAAACGTGGTGATACACTTTCAGGTATCGCGGAACAATCTGGGAGCTCTGTAGCAAAAATTAAAAAGATTAATGGTTTAAAAGGCGATATCATTCAAACCGGTACGGTCTTAAAAGTTCACCAATAA
- a CDS encoding histidinol-phosphatase, translated as MLTDYHNHLERGTLTLDYLKRFTDQAQAKGIEHFGISEHAYHFYQTKDILSNPWVNERRFYDMEDYRQLFQKAWDANIDVKMSIEMDYTPGKHKEMESFIKGYDFDYVIGSIHWVGDFGIDLGEYKHEWEHRDLKETYRKYFDQVVTLAESNLFDIVGHLDLVKIFNYVPTDEEFLLEQYERATTALANSKTCVEISTAGLRKPVGKLYPDPKLLKLCYQKGIPIVLSSDAHISGDVGKDFDQAIELARSVGYSSLMTFQKGVRKEVSLG; from the coding sequence ATGCTTACAGATTACCATAATCATCTTGAAAGAGGAACGTTAACGTTAGACTATTTAAAGAGATTCACAGATCAAGCACAAGCAAAAGGAATTGAACATTTTGGTATTTCAGAACATGCCTATCATTTTTACCAAACAAAAGACATCTTAAGTAACCCATGGGTCAATGAGCGGCGGTTTTATGATATGGAAGATTATCGACAATTATTTCAGAAAGCATGGGATGCTAATATCGACGTGAAAATGTCGATTGAAATGGATTATACACCAGGAAAACATAAAGAAATGGAATCGTTTATAAAAGGGTATGATTTTGACTATGTGATTGGTTCAATTCATTGGGTAGGCGATTTCGGGATTGATTTGGGTGAGTATAAGCACGAGTGGGAACATCGTGATTTAAAGGAAACTTATCGAAAATATTTTGATCAAGTTGTTACTTTAGCTGAATCAAATTTATTTGATATTGTCGGGCACTTAGACTTGGTAAAAATATTTAACTATGTCCCGACTGATGAAGAGTTTTTACTTGAACAATATGAGCGAGCGACAACAGCCTTGGCAAATTCTAAAACATGTGTAGAAATTAGTACTGCGGGCTTACGAAAGCCAGTAGGTAAGCTTTACCCAGATCCGAAATTACTAAAGTTATGTTATCAGAAAGGGATTCCGATCGTTTTATCCTCAGATGCCCATATTTCTGGAGATGTCGGAAAAGATTTTGACCAAGCGATCGAATTAGCGCGTAGTGTCGGTTATAGCTCTTTAATGACTTTCCAAAAAGGCGTCCGAAAAGAAGTTTCTCTAGGTTAA
- the serA gene encoding phosphoglycerate dehydrogenase has translation MGNPTKESQLKQEVKTFTVLVSDSMSEEGLLPLLNSDKVVCLQKTIEEADAELEHVDALLIRSATSVTAELLDKMPNLKIIARAGVGVDNVDIQAATKKGVIVVNAPDGNTISTAEHSFAMMAALLRKIPQANASTKNGEWARKKFQGTELFGKKLGIVGFGRIGSEIAKRAKAFQMSVLVFDPFLTKERADKFGVTNSTLDEVLQQADIITVHTPLTKETKGLLNHKTISKTKKGVFLINCARGGIIDEEALIHFLETGHIAGAALDVFVEEPATNIRLLDFEQVVATPHIAASTIEAQLNVASQVAEEVLNYFEGKPVVNSINLPTLSKDVYKKIQPYYDLAKSMGSILSQCMKTPVKEIEVSYGGEVTTLETSITTRSLIAGFLQPRVDAPVNDVNAPFIAKERGITYGEKLLSSSVGYSNVISATVHGEKRSFNLKGTFVKEYGPRIIRINDFKVDFAPSGHLVYIVHCDVPGVIGNTGQLLGKHDINIASMQVARREEGGKALMMLSIDKPLPDDVLAELTTSAEILYVDKIELM, from the coding sequence TTGGGTAATCCTACAAAAGAAAGTCAGTTAAAACAGGAAGTAAAAACTTTCACTGTATTGGTATCTGATTCAATGAGTGAAGAAGGCTTACTGCCGTTATTAAATAGCGATAAAGTTGTTTGTCTCCAAAAAACGATCGAAGAAGCAGATGCTGAATTAGAGCATGTTGATGCTTTATTAATTAGAAGTGCGACAAGTGTTACTGCTGAATTACTAGACAAAATGCCAAACTTAAAGATCATCGCAAGAGCTGGTGTTGGTGTCGATAACGTTGACATTCAAGCGGCTACAAAAAAAGGGGTTATTGTCGTCAATGCCCCAGATGGAAATACAATATCAACTGCTGAACACTCATTTGCGATGATGGCAGCCTTACTAAGAAAAATTCCTCAAGCTAATGCATCAACAAAAAATGGTGAGTGGGCTCGGAAGAAATTTCAAGGGACCGAACTCTTTGGTAAAAAATTAGGCATCGTCGGTTTCGGACGAATTGGTTCTGAAATCGCCAAACGTGCAAAAGCATTCCAAATGTCAGTTTTGGTATTCGATCCATTTTTAACGAAAGAACGTGCCGATAAATTTGGAGTTACAAACTCAACATTAGATGAAGTGTTACAACAAGCGGACATTATTACGGTTCATACACCTCTAACAAAAGAAACAAAAGGTTTATTAAATCATAAAACCATTTCAAAAACAAAAAAAGGTGTGTTTTTAATTAACTGTGCCCGCGGGGGAATTATTGATGAAGAGGCATTAATTCATTTCCTAGAAACTGGACATATTGCCGGCGCCGCTCTTGACGTTTTTGTCGAAGAACCAGCAACGAACATCCGCCTCCTTGACTTTGAACAAGTAGTTGCAACGCCCCATATTGCCGCTTCAACAATCGAAGCACAATTGAACGTCGCTTCCCAAGTAGCAGAAGAGGTGTTAAATTACTTTGAAGGAAAGCCCGTTGTAAACTCGATTAATTTACCTACACTATCAAAGGATGTCTATAAAAAAATTCAACCATACTATGACCTTGCAAAGTCTATGGGATCAATTTTGTCGCAATGCATGAAAACCCCAGTGAAAGAAATTGAAGTTTCTTATGGGGGAGAAGTAACAACACTTGAAACATCGATTACAACAAGAAGTTTGATTGCTGGCTTCTTACAGCCACGTGTGGATGCACCAGTTAATGACGTCAATGCTCCCTTTATTGCGAAGGAGCGTGGAATCACCTATGGAGAAAAACTGCTTTCGAGTTCTGTCGGTTACTCAAACGTCATTTCTGCAACTGTCCATGGCGAAAAGCGTTCGTTTAATTTAAAAGGAACTTTTGTTAAGGAATATGGACCAAGAATTATTCGAATCAATGACTTTAAAGTAGACTTTGCTCCAAGCGGTCATTTAGTTTATATAGTGCACTGTGATGTACCAGGTGTAATCGGAAATACTGGTCAATTATTAGGAAAACACGATATTAATATTGCCTCTATGCAAGTAGCACGAAGAGAAGAAGGTGGTAAAGCGTTAATGATGCTTTCTATTGATAAGCCTTTACCTGATGATGTTCTCGCCGAGTTAACTACATCTGCTGAAATTTTATATGTAGATAAAATAGAGCTCATGTAA
- a CDS encoding M14 family metallopeptidase: MQTYLVKEGDTIHKVAQFFQIRTFDLLYHNQKLESEIDYIYPDEKLVIPAPFKVSSQNGCPYECKAEYGPTDLEEDVKKLRKHYSSILSIRKIGYSVMGKPIYAFVIGKGKKEIFYSGGWHANEWMTSKFLVVFLKELLQHYQSNFPFFHYQVAKIFEEVTLYIVPMVNPDGIELVQQGIYQEHPFYKFVTRVNKGASRFEHWSSNIRGVDLNHQWPAGWDIEAKESPQVPWPRHYSGRTPLTEPEVKAIYHLTKRQNFSHVLAFHSQGQVIYWGYKNLEPSKSKDMVERLSLVSSYEPIRTADSNGGYKDWFIQETGRPGFTIEVGIGTNPLPFSAFPEIWSNNSLLTLEGLLL, translated from the coding sequence TTGCAAACCTATTTAGTAAAAGAAGGAGACACAATTCATAAAGTTGCTCAGTTTTTTCAAATTAGAACTTTTGACTTACTTTATCATAATCAAAAACTTGAAAGCGAAATTGACTACATCTATCCGGACGAGAAACTTGTAATTCCGGCACCATTTAAAGTTTCTAGTCAAAATGGTTGTCCTTATGAGTGCAAGGCTGAATATGGTCCAACCGATCTTGAAGAAGATGTGAAAAAACTTAGAAAACATTATTCTTCTATTTTATCAATTCGAAAAATCGGTTATTCGGTAATGGGAAAGCCAATTTATGCATTTGTAATTGGAAAGGGTAAAAAAGAGATTTTTTATTCTGGAGGCTGGCACGCAAATGAGTGGATGACCTCGAAATTTTTAGTCGTTTTTTTGAAAGAGCTATTGCAACATTATCAATCGAATTTCCCTTTTTTTCACTACCAAGTTGCAAAAATTTTTGAAGAAGTTACCTTATATATTGTACCGATGGTTAACCCAGATGGAATCGAATTAGTTCAACAAGGTATTTATCAAGAGCACCCTTTTTATAAGTTTGTCACTCGCGTTAACAAAGGGGCTAGCCGTTTTGAACATTGGTCAAGCAATATAAGAGGAGTAGATTTAAATCACCAATGGCCAGCGGGGTGGGATATCGAGGCGAAAGAAAGTCCTCAAGTGCCATGGCCAAGACATTACAGTGGTCGCACGCCATTAACTGAACCTGAAGTAAAAGCGATTTATCATTTGACAAAACGACAAAATTTTAGCCATGTTTTAGCGTTTCATTCCCAAGGTCAAGTAATTTATTGGGGATACAAAAACCTTGAGCCTTCCAAAAGTAAAGACATGGTCGAGCGTTTATCACTAGTTAGTTCATATGAACCGATCAGAACGGCAGATAGTAATGGCGGCTATAAAGATTGGTTTATTCAAGAAACTGGCAGACCTGGATTTACCATTGAGGTTGGTATAGGTACGAATCCATTGCCTTTTTCGGCGTTTCCAGAAATATGGTCAAACAATAGTTTACTTACTTTGGAAGGACTATTACTTTAG